A window from Bacteroidetes Order II. bacterium encodes these proteins:
- a CDS encoding TonB-dependent receptor: protein MKPFRTLWACGVALLCVIAPMVSAQTVSGIVRDSGSNTPLPGVTVAVVGSSTGTVTSTTGAYSLRVGKAGTFSIRYSFVGYATETRTVLLAVGKDQTLDVSLNPVTLSGDEVVVTASRRPEKLTEAPASISVITAKDLDQIASFNVGELASKIQGVEFVRTGVTGVGFNARGFNNAFNAKVMAMTDGRNSMMAGGSGLPAGIMNTVIKEDIERLEVVLGPNSALYGPNAHNGVANTITKDPRRHPGTTVALSGGNQSVLSARLRHAQTLGDKFAFKVTGEFTKGEDFDFRDSVYVGGTFYGRVRSVPERNVDHTFQHIRGEGHLYFTPKAGNDIILSYGGSVNDFLSVNNVGRNQIRDWKFSYAQARYVSPRLFGQVYYTWTDVGTSYGITPYTRDYTNRINSTITDATNPFFPVVGRLSSEAADAFGLRLGNQFKEKSGRLNAELQYNNSFEALGLNVVASANYQNDQPNTFGTSIADSTVPGQEGTLINVTQMGAALQLEKTLPVGFKLVAAGRLDNHSNFGNQFAPKVALVKTVGDGAFRASYGRAFSNPLILFQYAYIFNIVYGNGKGIRYIPNGANVNDAAAIKTTDPLRPEQIGTYEVGYKGTFNKKVFVDVAGYYGKTKDFLSPSIGILGRPLSMGDIEIKNTALPGAVSAAGVLSGAQFLTYFNYGQVDAWGVDLGINYYLNKNTTLGVKYSWFDSDITDGDLKNDANRDGVVSAEERSLNAPNHRVAGTLSLANIAGKPLFANISARWVQEYDFYSGNQIGTAAGEGKRGVVSVTLPSGTAASYLKNWDHGALGGFTTVDLSMGYALNKVFSLGAAVSNVFNVEQREFVGSPSIGRLISFELKANMK from the coding sequence ATGAAACCTTTCCGCACGTTATGGGCCTGCGGCGTGGCATTGCTTTGCGTGATAGCGCCAATGGTGTCTGCACAAACGGTAAGTGGTATCGTCCGAGATAGTGGCTCTAATACACCACTGCCTGGCGTTACAGTAGCCGTTGTTGGTTCTTCTACAGGAACCGTTACCAGCACGACGGGGGCTTATTCCCTTCGTGTGGGCAAAGCAGGTACGTTTAGCATCCGATACTCGTTTGTGGGATATGCCACCGAGACCCGCACCGTATTGTTGGCCGTAGGAAAAGACCAAACCTTAGATGTTTCGCTGAATCCGGTAACACTTTCTGGAGACGAGGTGGTGGTTACGGCTTCTCGCCGTCCCGAAAAGCTGACCGAAGCGCCGGCTTCTATTAGCGTGATTACGGCTAAAGATTTAGACCAAATTGCCTCGTTTAATGTGGGCGAACTGGCCTCAAAGATTCAAGGGGTAGAGTTCGTTCGGACGGGTGTAACAGGTGTGGGCTTTAATGCACGTGGCTTTAATAATGCCTTTAATGCGAAGGTAATGGCCATGACCGATGGCCGAAACTCCATGATGGCGGGTGGAAGTGGCCTGCCTGCGGGGATTATGAATACCGTGATAAAGGAAGACATCGAGCGATTAGAAGTAGTGCTAGGCCCGAACTCGGCATTGTATGGCCCGAATGCGCATAATGGTGTGGCGAATACCATTACCAAAGACCCGCGTCGCCATCCGGGAACCACCGTTGCCCTGTCTGGTGGAAATCAAAGTGTACTTTCAGCACGCTTACGTCATGCGCAAACCCTGGGCGATAAGTTTGCTTTTAAGGTAACGGGTGAGTTTACCAAAGGGGAAGACTTCGACTTTAGGGATAGTGTTTATGTAGGGGGGACTTTTTATGGTCGTGTCCGCTCGGTTCCGGAACGCAATGTGGACCACACCTTCCAACACATTCGGGGTGAAGGTCATTTATACTTTACGCCCAAAGCCGGAAACGATATTATCTTGTCGTATGGCGGAAGCGTAAACGATTTTCTGAGTGTGAACAATGTGGGGCGTAACCAAATCCGAGACTGGAAATTCTCCTATGCCCAAGCCCGTTATGTATCACCACGTCTATTTGGTCAGGTTTATTATACCTGGACAGACGTAGGAACCTCGTATGGTATCACCCCTTACACCCGTGACTACACGAACCGCATCAACAGTACCATTACCGATGCCACCAACCCCTTCTTTCCGGTAGTGGGGCGTTTATCCTCCGAAGCCGCTGATGCTTTTGGTCTCCGTTTGGGTAACCAATTCAAGGAAAAATCGGGGCGGTTAAATGCCGAACTGCAATACAACAACTCGTTTGAAGCATTGGGCCTAAACGTTGTAGCCTCGGCGAATTACCAAAATGACCAACCCAATACCTTTGGAACCTCCATTGCAGACAGCACGGTTCCCGGGCAAGAAGGCACCCTCATTAATGTCACCCAAATGGGAGCCGCCTTACAATTGGAAAAAACCTTGCCTGTGGGCTTCAAATTGGTGGCTGCGGGGCGCTTAGACAACCATAGTAACTTCGGCAACCAGTTTGCACCGAAAGTAGCGCTTGTAAAAACGGTGGGTGATGGTGCGTTTCGGGCAAGTTATGGCCGCGCTTTCTCGAATCCGTTGATTTTATTTCAATATGCCTATATCTTCAACATCGTTTATGGCAACGGAAAAGGCATTCGTTACATCCCGAATGGGGCCAATGTGAATGACGCAGCGGCCATTAAAACCACCGACCCATTGCGTCCAGAGCAAATCGGAACGTATGAAGTGGGGTATAAAGGAACGTTCAACAAAAAAGTATTTGTGGATGTAGCCGGATATTATGGCAAAACCAAAGACTTCTTGAGTCCTTCGATCGGTATTTTGGGCCGCCCGCTTTCAATGGGAGATATCGAAATTAAAAATACCGCGCTTCCAGGAGCGGTTAGTGCAGCGGGTGTTCTTTCGGGCGCACAATTCCTTACCTACTTCAACTATGGCCAAGTGGACGCTTGGGGGGTGGACTTGGGGATAAACTATTACCTTAACAAGAATACTACACTTGGGGTGAAGTATTCTTGGTTCGACTCCGACATCACAGACGGAGACCTCAAAAACGATGCAAACCGTGACGGTGTGGTCTCGGCAGAAGAGCGAAGCCTCAATGCCCCCAACCACCGTGTAGCGGGTACGTTGAGTTTGGCCAATATCGCCGGAAAACCCCTCTTTGCCAACATATCGGCTCGGTGGGTACAAGAATACGATTTTTATTCCGGAAACCAGATTGGTACGGCGGCTGGCGAAGGCAAACGTGGGGTGGTCTCGGTTACCCTGCCCTCTGGCACAGCGGCCAGCTACCTTAAAAACTGGGATCATGGTGCATTGGGCGGCTTCACTACGGTGGACCTAAGTATGGGCTACGCCCTGAACAAGGTGTTCTCGCTGGGGGCTGCGGTCAGCAATGTCTTTAATGTAGAACAACGCGAATTTGTTGGTTCGCCTTCTATCGGACGGTTGATTTCGTTTGAGCTCAAAGCCAATATGAAATAA
- a CDS encoding ketoacyl-ACP synthase III, whose translation MRKAKIIGTGLYAPERVIPNTFFNDLYQQDVDAFLRENRHIFERRYMTDEQTTSDLAAEAGRRAIQNAGLQPQDIQLVVVATDTPDFLSPSTAAIVQHKIGATGAGSFDINTACAGFATALDIGSKYIGADPRYQYVLVIGAYGMSRFLDFRDRNVATLFADGAGAVVLTPSEDESGVLASRLWSDGQYNDYMGLYVGGAATPPTEVLIHEQQHLLQFRKKFPKTFNFDLWTGVIQALCAELGITTQEVDRYFFTQINILTIREVLGHFAIPETKTHYIMDRYGYTGSAAIPMALADANAAGKLRRGDLIFIVTSGGGAAMAALALRW comes from the coding sequence ATGCGCAAAGCCAAAATTATCGGAACAGGTTTGTATGCACCGGAACGGGTGATCCCTAATACATTCTTCAATGACCTTTATCAACAGGATGTAGATGCTTTTCTGCGCGAAAACCGCCATATTTTTGAGCGGCGATACATGACAGACGAACAAACCACATCCGATCTGGCCGCTGAAGCAGGGCGGCGCGCCATCCAAAATGCGGGTCTCCAGCCGCAAGACATTCAATTGGTGGTAGTTGCGACTGATACGCCAGACTTCCTCTCGCCTTCTACGGCTGCCATCGTACAACATAAAATAGGCGCTACCGGTGCCGGATCCTTCGACATCAATACCGCCTGTGCCGGATTTGCGACGGCCTTGGACATCGGCAGTAAATACATTGGGGCAGATCCGCGCTATCAATACGTTTTGGTGATTGGGGCATATGGCATGAGCCGCTTTTTGGACTTCAGAGACCGCAATGTCGCCACACTTTTTGCAGATGGTGCAGGTGCGGTGGTACTAACGCCCTCTGAAGACGAAAGCGGGGTTCTGGCTTCTCGTTTATGGTCCGATGGTCAGTACAACGACTATATGGGTCTTTATGTGGGTGGAGCCGCAACACCCCCAACCGAAGTCCTGATTCATGAACAACAACATTTGCTTCAATTCCGGAAAAAATTCCCCAAAACGTTTAATTTTGACCTTTGGACGGGGGTGATTCAAGCATTATGCGCCGAGTTGGGCATAACGACACAAGAGGTGGATCGTTATTTCTTCACCCAAATTAACATCCTCACGATCCGCGAGGTACTGGGGCATTTCGCGATTCCAGAAACCAAAACCCATTACATCATGGACCGATATGGTTATACCGGAAGCGCCGCCATTCCGATGGCCCTGGCCGATGCCAACGCGGCGGGTAAACTCCGTCGGGGAGATTTGATCTTTATCGTTACCTCTGGCGGTGGAGCGGCCATGGCTGCGTTAGCGCTCCGCTGGTAA
- a CDS encoding sodium:solute symporter family protein — protein sequence MDSHVIGWIFFGIYVAFMAYATYLGLRQSKGLASFSVGNRQVNPTWVGLSLAANLTSAATFVINPGLVYHFGMAGFLGYAVATPLGIMVGLIIVSKSFRRVGDQFAVLTVPQWIGDRFGDKRLTLFYAFLSLLLITFLVLITVGLARVLGALLGIDLLVAIAIVIILPLVAIFLGGAGAHILINSVQALIMLVVALILLGSGISYFADGLGGFLEKLRAIDPWLAQPINPKSALFRNFFEVYVANFMIGVAVIMQPHIISKALYLKTESDVNKYLTTGLVTVFFFFMVLVVGAFARIQFNDPSLAVDAVMPRYLTDHFGPVVRGIVALGLLSAGFSTMEGLLVSLSAIFANDVYKNLFPQPEKSREDADRQALRYGKGFLVVLAPVLFLISASQIKPDLSVAMLAQNGVYGLFSATFAPVLFGIFSKRLTKMGVLITALTAIVIHFGMTYGKITLMSNNPAVPATFALIGSLIVATLFVLSNRPSFHKR from the coding sequence ATGGATTCGCACGTCATTGGTTGGATTTTTTTTGGCATATATGTGGCCTTTATGGCCTATGCCACCTATCTCGGTCTTCGTCAGAGCAAAGGCTTGGCCTCTTTTTCGGTGGGTAATCGTCAGGTCAACCCGACTTGGGTGGGTCTATCGTTGGCGGCCAATCTGACAAGTGCGGCCACTTTTGTAATCAATCCCGGCTTGGTCTATCACTTTGGAATGGCTGGATTTTTAGGATATGCCGTGGCGACACCGCTGGGCATTATGGTGGGGCTGATCATTGTCTCCAAGAGTTTCCGGCGGGTGGGCGATCAGTTTGCGGTTTTAACGGTTCCACAATGGATTGGCGACCGATTTGGGGATAAACGGCTTACGCTTTTTTATGCCTTTTTAAGTTTATTGCTCATTACTTTTTTGGTATTGATTACGGTTGGATTGGCCCGTGTCTTGGGAGCGTTGCTGGGTATAGATTTACTGGTGGCCATTGCCATCGTCATCATTTTACCATTGGTGGCCATTTTTCTTGGTGGCGCAGGCGCACATATTCTCATCAATTCGGTACAGGCACTTATCATGCTTGTGGTGGCACTAATCTTGCTCGGCTCTGGTATTTCGTATTTTGCGGACGGGCTTGGCGGGTTCTTAGAAAAACTGAGGGCCATAGACCCCTGGCTCGCCCAACCAATCAACCCCAAGAGTGCACTTTTTAGGAATTTCTTTGAGGTCTATGTGGCCAATTTTATGATTGGCGTGGCGGTGATTATGCAGCCGCATATTATTTCCAAAGCCCTTTATCTCAAGACAGAAAGTGATGTAAATAAATACCTTACGACAGGTCTTGTAACGGTTTTCTTCTTCTTCATGGTGCTGGTCGTCGGTGCTTTTGCCCGCATCCAGTTTAACGATCCAAGTCTTGCCGTAGATGCCGTCATGCCCCGCTATCTGACCGATCATTTTGGGCCTGTGGTTCGGGGAATTGTAGCGCTTGGCCTGCTTTCTGCGGGTTTTTCTACGATGGAAGGCTTGCTCGTTTCGCTCTCAGCCATCTTTGCCAACGATGTCTATAAAAACCTTTTCCCCCAACCCGAAAAATCTCGAGAGGACGCGGACCGACAGGCGCTACGATATGGAAAGGGTTTTTTGGTGGTATTGGCCCCGGTATTATTTCTGATCTCTGCCAGCCAAATCAAGCCCGATCTATCGGTAGCAATGTTGGCACAAAATGGCGTTTATGGACTGTTTTCAGCTACTTTTGCGCCCGTTTTATTTGGGATTTTCTCTAAACGACTTACAAAAATGGGCGTATTGATCACGGCTTTGACCGCTATTGTGATTCATTTTGGCATGACCTACGGCAAAATAACCTTGATGTCCAATAACCCCGCCGTTCCGGCTACCTTTGCCCTTATCGGCAGTTTGATCGTCGCTACGTTGTTCGTCCTCTCCAACCGTCCGTCCTTCCATAAAAGATAA
- a CDS encoding long-chain fatty acid--CoA ligase yields MRTDWLARNAQYYPQKTALIWQPENRRLSYLECDHLGNQTAHWLLTQYNLKVGDRVAVLAENSLAHILLFFACQKVGLILVPLNYRLTPSEVQYIVEDSEPAVLFYGDAFAEYVTNAKPICLPITKVLQVIENKELSLPSFQQNPDDAVMILYTSGTTGRPKGAMITHKMLAFNAYNTIMRLDLTTKDISFNAAPFYHTGGWNVLLTPFLLLGATTILLDRFDPAEILELGENEQMSIIWGVPTMMKMLSDHPNFGRVNLQSVRYAIVGGEPMPIPLIQTWQQKGVPIRQGFGMTEVGPNCFSLPEEDAIRKAGSIGFPNFYVDVRVVDDFGNDVPAGTTGELLMRGPMTTSGYWRNEPATAQALQNEWFYTGDLVRVDEEGYFYVAGRKKDLYISGGENVYPAEVEKVLYQHPAVAEAAVIGIPDAKWGETGLAFIALMPNQNATEAEIIAHCQRFLARYKIPKYVHFLPELPKGHSGKILKRELADRLNTPNTTSTL; encoded by the coding sequence ATGAGAACAGACTGGCTCGCCCGAAATGCACAATATTACCCACAAAAAACGGCCCTCATCTGGCAGCCGGAAAACCGACGGCTTTCTTATTTAGAATGTGACCATTTGGGCAATCAAACAGCCCATTGGCTCCTCACACAGTACAACCTCAAGGTGGGCGATCGAGTGGCGGTGCTTGCCGAGAATAGTTTGGCGCATATCCTGCTTTTTTTTGCCTGTCAGAAAGTCGGACTCATCCTCGTTCCACTGAATTATCGCCTTACCCCCTCCGAGGTGCAATACATCGTTGAGGATAGTGAACCGGCGGTACTCTTCTATGGAGACGCTTTTGCCGAATATGTAACAAACGCAAAGCCGATTTGTTTGCCTATAACAAAAGTGCTTCAGGTTATTGAGAATAAAGAACTTAGTTTGCCATCGTTTCAGCAAAATCCAGACGATGCCGTTATGATCCTTTACACCTCTGGCACAACTGGACGACCCAAAGGAGCCATGATCACGCACAAGATGCTGGCCTTTAATGCGTATAATACCATCATGCGTCTCGACCTGACCACCAAGGACATCTCCTTCAACGCCGCACCGTTTTACCATACAGGCGGCTGGAATGTCCTGCTAACGCCCTTTCTTTTGCTGGGAGCAACCACCATTTTATTAGACCGCTTTGATCCGGCGGAAATCCTCGAACTAGGCGAGAACGAGCAAATGAGTATCATCTGGGGCGTACCAACCATGATGAAAATGCTTTCGGATCATCCCAATTTCGGAAGGGTAAATCTCCAAAGTGTGCGATATGCAATTGTAGGCGGCGAACCCATGCCAATTCCACTTATCCAAACTTGGCAACAAAAAGGCGTACCCATTCGGCAAGGGTTTGGGATGACGGAAGTTGGACCAAACTGCTTTTCTTTACCCGAAGAAGACGCCATCCGTAAAGCCGGATCCATTGGCTTTCCTAATTTCTATGTGGACGTTCGGGTAGTGGACGATTTTGGCAACGATGTGCCTGCCGGAACCACGGGCGAACTGCTCATGCGCGGCCCCATGACTACCTCTGGATATTGGCGGAATGAACCTGCAACTGCCCAAGCCTTGCAGAATGAATGGTTCTATACTGGAGACTTGGTGCGTGTGGACGAAGAAGGGTATTTCTATGTGGCCGGACGTAAAAAAGACCTGTATATTTCGGGCGGCGAGAATGTGTATCCTGCCGAGGTGGAAAAGGTTTTGTACCAACATCCTGCGGTGGCCGAGGCTGCCGTTATCGGCATACCAGATGCCAAATGGGGCGAAACAGGATTGGCCTTTATTGCCCTAATGCCGAATCAAAACGCTACCGAGGCGGAAATCATCGCCCATTGTCAGCGTTTCCTTGCACGTTATAAAATCCCAAAATACGTCCACTTCCTGCCCGAATTACCCAAAGGCCATAGTGGTAAAATCCTAAAACGGGAACTGGCAGATCGTTTGAATACCCCGAATACTACATCAACCTTATGA
- a CDS encoding alpha/beta hydrolase, whose amino-acid sequence MRTLFFNLLIFTLLAGCQATKIPTMPVTDALPHALAPLKKITVGNHQIAFWEGGKGKEVLLFVHGLGSNSSFWKENLPAFTEGYRVIAIDLPGYGASSKEQVPATMPWFADQVAAFLTAMRIEKVTYVGLSMGGQIGMTLALQHPDKVSKLVLVSAAGIETFDEKARTSLRNFMTVKSIMEATDPQITTSIALNFDTYDAPKFGWLVEQRKAWKTRPDFRAYAEVNEKSVSGMLDGAVYEQLDVLHLPVLVLYGKGDKMIPNRFFNPGLTTADIASRAGSALHNAKVELVEKAGHLLPLEQPEAFNRVLLTWLKNSPSK is encoded by the coding sequence ATGAGAACACTTTTTTTTAATCTGCTGATTTTTACTCTTTTGGCTGGATGTCAGGCCACAAAAATACCTACCATGCCCGTTACCGATGCCTTGCCCCACGCCCTTGCTCCCCTCAAAAAAATAACCGTTGGCAACCACCAAATTGCTTTTTGGGAAGGCGGAAAAGGCAAAGAGGTGCTTTTGTTTGTACATGGCTTGGGTTCCAACTCATCTTTTTGGAAGGAAAACCTGCCAGCATTCACCGAAGGGTACCGCGTCATTGCCATAGATCTGCCTGGTTACGGCGCTTCGTCTAAGGAGCAAGTGCCGGCGACCATGCCGTGGTTTGCCGATCAAGTAGCGGCTTTTCTGACAGCCATGCGAATCGAAAAAGTGACGTATGTGGGCCTCTCTATGGGTGGACAAATCGGGATGACGCTCGCACTTCAGCATCCGGACAAGGTGTCGAAGCTCGTTTTGGTCTCGGCGGCTGGCATAGAGACCTTCGACGAAAAAGCCCGTACGAGTCTAAGGAACTTCATGACCGTCAAGTCTATTATGGAGGCCACCGACCCACAAATCACGACCAGTATTGCCCTTAATTTCGATACGTATGACGCCCCAAAATTTGGATGGTTGGTAGAACAACGGAAAGCATGGAAAACCCGGCCAGACTTCCGCGCCTATGCCGAGGTCAACGAAAAATCGGTTTCTGGCATGTTGGACGGGGCTGTCTATGAGCAGTTGGATGTCCTCCACCTCCCTGTTTTGGTTCTTTATGGCAAGGGGGACAAAATGATTCCAAACCGTTTCTTTAATCCCGGCCTCACCACAGCAGACATTGCCAGTCGCGCCGGAAGTGCCCTCCATAATGCAAAAGTGGAGTTGGTGGAAAAAGCCGGACACTTGTTGCCATTAGAACAGCCGGAAGCATTTAATCGCGTGTTACTCACATGGCTAAAGAATTCACCTTCCAAATAA
- a CDS encoding MFS transporter yields the protein MSNQINQGVPIVQKMAFGAGHLVNNLFPGALGVFSFFLLTGFGIDPVYAGMLSAIPRFIDALSDPIMGFISDNTKSKWGRRRPYIFAGAIFAGIFFFVQWQMSEANGTVFNFWYFLITSIIFILFNTMFSTPLIGLGYEMTSDYKERTRLMGFSQTVSQLAWMIVPWFWVLVADPNLFATQAEGVRTLSIIVGIACIILGILPAIFCKEVAASHIENQADLTLKNTFNNLGKLFKDIKNMSRNIPFMRLCGATFLVFNGFQMVASFSIFIIVFYMFNGSYEAAGTLPAWFSTISALATAFLVIPIVTMLANKYGKRTAFVISTFISIIGYILKWWGFNPENPWMIFMPVPFIAFGLGGLFTLMMSMTADVCDLDELENGMPRKEGTFGAIYWWMVKLGQALALFLGGIVLKVAGFDQNAAIQTAETMTLLRIFDIALPAITAALAIWLMWNYDLSEEKAKEIKAELVRRRGEL from the coding sequence ATGAGTAACCAGATCAATCAGGGTGTACCGATCGTCCAAAAAATGGCCTTTGGTGCTGGTCACTTGGTGAATAATCTTTTTCCGGGTGCCTTGGGGGTTTTTTCCTTTTTCTTACTAACAGGATTTGGAATTGACCCCGTGTATGCAGGTATGCTGTCTGCCATTCCTCGTTTTATAGATGCTTTATCAGACCCAATTATGGGTTTTATTTCTGATAATACGAAATCAAAGTGGGGACGAAGAAGGCCTTATATCTTTGCGGGTGCTATCTTTGCGGGTATTTTCTTTTTTGTTCAATGGCAAATGAGTGAGGCAAATGGAACTGTTTTTAATTTTTGGTATTTTTTGATTACCTCTATTATATTTATTTTATTTAATACCATGTTTTCTACCCCATTAATTGGTTTGGGGTATGAAATGACAAGTGACTATAAAGAAAGAACAAGGTTGATGGGCTTTTCTCAAACAGTAAGCCAATTGGCTTGGATGATTGTGCCCTGGTTCTGGGTATTGGTTGCTGATCCAAATTTGTTTGCCACACAAGCAGAAGGTGTTCGCACTTTATCTATTATAGTAGGTATTGCGTGTATTATTCTCGGCATTTTGCCAGCTATTTTTTGTAAAGAAGTAGCCGCTTCTCATATTGAAAACCAAGCAGACTTAACCTTAAAAAACACCTTTAATAATTTAGGTAAGTTATTTAAAGATATTAAGAACATGAGCCGCAATATTCCATTTATGCGTCTATGTGGAGCGACTTTTTTGGTCTTCAACGGCTTTCAAATGGTTGCTTCATTTAGTATTTTTATTATTGTTTTTTACATGTTTAATGGTAGTTACGAAGCAGCTGGCACTTTACCTGCTTGGTTTTCTACCATTAGTGCCCTGGCAACGGCCTTTTTGGTTATTCCTATTGTCACCATGTTGGCCAATAAATATGGGAAGCGGACGGCATTTGTAATTTCTACTTTCATTTCGATTATTGGGTATATTCTGAAATGGTGGGGATTTAATCCGGAAAACCCTTGGATGATTTTTATGCCTGTTCCATTTATTGCCTTTGGATTGGGCGGCTTATTTACCTTAATGATGAGCATGACCGCCGATGTGTGCGACTTGGACGAGTTGGAAAATGGTATGCCACGAAAAGAAGGAACCTTTGGCGCCATTTATTGGTGGATGGTCAAACTTGGTCAAGCCTTGGCGTTGTTTTTAGGGGGAATTGTACTAAAAGTAGCTGGATTTGACCAAAATGCCGCGATACAGACCGCCGAAACAATGACGCTTTTACGTATTTTCGATATTGCTCTGCCTGCCATAACAGCCGCGCTGGCTATTTGGTTGATGTGGAATTACGACTTATCCGAGGAAAAAGCAAAGGAAATTAAAGCGGAACTTGTACGCAGAAGAGGCGAGTTATAA
- a CDS encoding glycoside hydrolase family 30 protein — MRYFFLFLVIFLGIDTVMSQAKSWEVNAWKSSASGDALTAVSIQNITTSPSVIIRIQPKIKFQKILGFGGAFTEATTYLLQKLSVANRKKILNAYFGQEGANYSLCRTQMNSSDFSLDHYAYAMTPGDTLLKNFDIRHDEESIIPIIKEAQKFSKEGFNLIASPWTAPPWMKDNNHWVGGKLKPEYYATWALFFSKYLDAYKRHGIPFWGITVENEPNGNGNNWESMHYTPQEMTNFVQYYLGPHLEKNGYKSIKILGYDQNRADLKNWVDEMYRTSESSRYFHGTAIHWYESTYDYFPEALDYAHHKAPEKHLIQTEACIDAEVPVWQNDQWYWQPHATDWGYDWASEHEKYLHPKYVPVYRYAEDIIGSLNHWVEGWIDWNMVLDQQGGPNWFKNWCIAPIIVNVEKDEVYFTPLYYVMSHFSKFIRPGAHRIGLSNLNSTIHATAVENTDHSIVLVLLNKEKKPQTVSIHLDGFSHIFNLDQESLQTITLKPHN, encoded by the coding sequence ATGAGATACTTTTTTTTATTTCTTGTTATTTTCTTGGGGATAGATACGGTTATGTCGCAGGCTAAAAGTTGGGAAGTAAATGCATGGAAATCTTCTGCTAGTGGAGATGCTTTGACAGCGGTAAGTATTCAAAACATTACAACCTCTCCCAGTGTGATTATTCGGATTCAGCCTAAGATTAAATTTCAGAAAATATTGGGATTTGGTGGTGCTTTCACCGAAGCAACTACATATTTATTACAAAAATTGAGTGTGGCAAACCGAAAAAAAATATTAAACGCATACTTTGGACAAGAAGGAGCAAATTATTCTTTGTGTCGAACCCAAATGAATTCATCAGATTTTTCTCTTGATCATTATGCATATGCGATGACACCAGGCGATACATTACTAAAAAATTTTGACATACGTCATGATGAAGAATCCATTATTCCCATTATCAAAGAAGCACAAAAATTTTCTAAAGAAGGCTTTAACTTAATTGCTTCTCCGTGGACAGCTCCCCCTTGGATGAAAGACAATAACCATTGGGTGGGGGGTAAACTTAAACCAGAATATTACGCTACTTGGGCATTGTTTTTTTCAAAATACTTAGATGCCTACAAAAGACATGGAATTCCATTTTGGGGTATTACCGTAGAGAATGAACCAAATGGGAATGGCAATAATTGGGAAAGTATGCACTATACTCCACAAGAAATGACCAATTTTGTACAATACTATTTAGGCCCTCACCTTGAAAAAAATGGATATAAAAGTATTAAAATTTTAGGTTATGATCAAAATAGGGCGGACCTAAAAAATTGGGTAGATGAAATGTATCGCACATCAGAAAGTAGTCGCTATTTTCATGGAACAGCCATACATTGGTATGAAAGCACCTACGACTATTTCCCGGAAGCGTTGGATTATGCCCATCATAAAGCACCCGAAAAACATTTAATTCAGACAGAAGCCTGTATAGATGCAGAAGTACCTGTATGGCAGAATGATCAATGGTATTGGCAGCCCCATGCCACAGATTGGGGTTACGATTGGGCATCTGAGCATGAAAAATACCTCCATCCTAAATATGTACCCGTCTATCGTTACGCCGAAGACATTATCGGCTCTTTAAATCACTGGGTAGAAGGCTGGATTGACTGGAACATGGTATTGGATCAACAAGGTGGACCAAATTGGTTTAAAAATTGGTGTATTGCACCCATCATTGTAAACGTAGAAAAAGATGAAGTCTATTTTACGCCTTTGTATTATGTGATGTCGCATTTTAGCAAATTCATCAGACCGGGAGCACATAGAATTGGCCTTTCAAACTTAAATAGTACTATCCATGCAACCGCTGTCGAAAATACAGATCATTCTATTGTCTTGGTATTGTTAAATAAAGAGAAAAAGCCCCAGACTGTCTCCATTCATCTGGATGGTTTTTCTCACATATTTAATTTAGATCAAGAAAGTTTGCAAACCATAACCCTAAAACCCCATAATTAA